In a single window of the Halobaculum lipolyticum genome:
- a CDS encoding DUF7565 family protein, with the protein MSSRWACGLDGCDAAFDTVEDAVVHQTTAHERHECQVCGTVVPDGYFAIRHAFDEHTRAEFVRAYDADSDDVREREAIKSEIEETADLQEIVDRIDGSV; encoded by the coding sequence GCCTGTGGCCTCGACGGGTGCGACGCGGCGTTCGACACGGTCGAGGACGCCGTCGTCCACCAGACGACCGCACACGAGCGACACGAGTGTCAGGTGTGCGGCACCGTCGTGCCCGACGGCTACTTCGCCATCCGTCACGCCTTCGACGAGCACACCCGCGCCGAGTTCGTCCGCGCGTACGACGCCGACTCCGACGACGTGCGCGAGCGCGAAGCGATCAAATCGGAGATCGAGGAGACCGCCGACCTACAGGAGATCGTCGACCGGATCGACGGCTCCGTATAG
- a CDS encoding protein translocase SEC61 complex subunit gamma, with translation MDVKYDLTSYVRVLKLASTPSWEEFSQISKIAGAGIFLVGFLGFVIFAVMSVFTGGI, from the coding sequence ATGGATGTCAAGTACGACCTGACAAGCTACGTCAGGGTGCTCAAGCTGGCGAGCACGCCCTCTTGGGAGGAGTTCTCCCAGATCTCCAAGATCGCCGGTGCGGGCATCTTCCTCGTCGGGTTCCTCGGGTTCGTCATCTTCGCGGTCATGTCGGTGTTCACCGGAGGGATCTGA
- a CDS encoding transcription elongation factor Spt5, which produces MPIYSVKTTASQERTVADMIASKEMAEIHAVLAPDQLTSYVMVEADGDAVIRRVLEEVPHARGLVEGPGGVAGQSSMSEVEHFLSPTPDVEGIAEGDIVELIAGPFKGEKAQVQRIDEGKDQVTVELYEATVPIPVTVRGDQIRVLDSDER; this is translated from the coding sequence GTGCCCATCTACTCGGTGAAGACGACGGCGAGCCAGGAGCGAACCGTCGCGGACATGATCGCCAGCAAGGAGATGGCCGAGATCCACGCCGTCCTCGCGCCCGACCAGCTCACCAGCTACGTGATGGTCGAGGCCGACGGCGACGCCGTGATCCGGCGCGTGCTGGAAGAGGTGCCCCACGCCCGCGGCCTCGTCGAGGGTCCGGGCGGCGTCGCCGGGCAGTCGTCGATGTCCGAAGTCGAGCACTTCCTCTCGCCGACCCCCGACGTGGAGGGGATCGCCGAGGGCGACATCGTCGAGCTGATCGCCGGCCCGTTCAAAGGCGAGAAGGCGCAGGTCCAGCGCATCGACGAGGGGAAAGACCAGGTGACCGTCGAACTGTACGAGGCGACGGTCCCCATCCCGGTGACGGTGCGCGGCGACCAGATCCGCGTGCTCGACTCCGACGAGCGGTAG